A region from the Marinitoga sp. 38H-ov genome encodes:
- a CDS encoding response regulator: MAWKVLIVDDEPGIREVLKDYIEMNFENTKIETAENADIALKKINEEQFHIILLDIVMPGLDSFEFLRKVKDLNSLIQVIMITGNSTMERVLEAIEAGADDYLLKPFSTTEIENIIKCYFSKIERWRNAFRNSF, from the coding sequence ATGGCTTGGAAAGTTTTAATCGTTGACGATGAACCCGGTATAAGAGAAGTATTAAAGGATTATATTGAAATGAATTTTGAAAATACAAAAATTGAAACAGCTGAAAATGCCGATATAGCTTTAAAAAAAATAAATGAAGAACAGTTTCATATTATATTATTGGATATAGTAATGCCTGGACTTGATTCTTTTGAGTTTTTAAGAAAAGTAAAGGATTTAAACTCATTAATTCAAGTTATAATGATAACTGGTAATTCTACAATGGAAAGAGTTCTTGAAGCTATTGAAGCTGGTGCTGATGACTACCTATTAAAACCTTTTTCTACAACAGAAATAGAAAATATTATAAAATGCTATTTTTCAAAAATCGAAAGATGGAGAAATGCTTTTAGAAATTCATTTTAG
- a CDS encoding HAMP domain-containing sensor histidine kinase — translation MKIDINSLRIPIAIIDKDGNILNSNFSFDSFFHEKNFFDLVNHSYISMIKSFIENNSTLYFSERKSKKILKSENYFTINIHPISSEEFMIELYPKTKEYLTEININTKLKYLYSLIDFYNNSFTFLFSIQYLSKKELEENFFDLIKNNDFISKISKNEFSSYYFELFNNVYYYELTSNIPLNIVPLVNNSIEVLSKHIENIYNTYSKRNGTNVFEYLEIANNLIVGMFHEINNPLSIVLMKSEMLNNIIDEKYQPYVKSIVENVYRIIEITGLFKSLVKGETSQTKIDLYDVLKDVIKFMRYKAPSNISINFNTTCNPPFYIKGNKQELMIVFSNLIENAIEAIGDRKNGFININVMKLSTFYNVTIEDNGEGIPKENIKRIFEPFFTTKSKHGMGYGLFFVYNICLKHKIEINVESEVNKGTKFILKIPKIKEE, via the coding sequence AATTCCAATTGCTATAATTGATAAAGATGGAAATATATTAAATAGCAATTTTTCTTTTGATTCATTTTTCCATGAAAAAAATTTTTTTGATTTAGTTAATCATTCCTATATATCTATGATTAAAAGTTTTATTGAAAATAATTCAACTCTATATTTTTCAGAAAGAAAATCTAAGAAAATATTAAAGAGTGAAAATTATTTTACTATTAATATTCATCCTATTTCCAGCGAAGAATTTATGATAGAACTATATCCCAAAACAAAAGAATACCTAACAGAAATAAATATAAATACAAAACTTAAATACTTATACTCTCTAATAGATTTCTATAATAACTCTTTTACTTTTTTGTTTTCTATACAATATTTGTCAAAAAAAGAATTAGAAGAAAATTTTTTTGATTTAATAAAAAACAATGACTTTATTTCAAAAATATCAAAAAATGAATTTAGTAGTTATTACTTTGAGCTTTTTAATAATGTTTATTATTATGAATTAACATCTAATATACCTTTAAATATTGTACCTTTAGTAAATAATTCTATAGAAGTTTTATCAAAACATATAGAAAATATTTATAACACCTACTCAAAAAGAAACGGCACAAATGTATTTGAATACCTTGAAATTGCTAATAATCTAATTGTAGGAATGTTTCACGAAATAAATAATCCACTATCTATTGTTTTAATGAAGTCTGAAATGCTAAATAATATAATTGATGAAAAATACCAACCTTATGTAAAAAGTATTGTAGAAAATGTATATAGAATAATTGAAATTACAGGTCTATTTAAATCATTAGTAAAAGGCGAAACTTCTCAAACAAAAATTGATTTATATGATGTTTTAAAAGACGTTATAAAATTTATGAGATATAAAGCTCCTTCTAATATTTCTATTAATTTTAATACAACATGTAATCCCCCATTTTATATTAAAGGAAATAAACAGGAGTTAATGATTGTTTTTTCAAACTTGATAGAAAATGCTATAGAAGCTATAGGAGATAGAAAAAATGGATTTATAAATATTAACGTTATGAAACTTTCTACATTTTATAATGTTACTATTGAGGACAACGGCGAGGGGATTCCTAAAGAAAATATTAAACGTATTTTCGAACCATTTTTCACTACTAAATCAAAACATGGTATGGGATACGGTTTGTTCTTTGTATATAATATATGTTTAAAACATAAAATAGAAATTAATGTCGAAAGCGAAGTAAACAAAGGAACTAAATTTATATTAAAAATTCCTAAAATAAAGGAGGAATAA